The Cytobacillus firmus genome segment AACCATACGAAGCTGACGCAGCTTTGCTTCAGCCGAAACGAATGAAGCACCGCTGAACAGGCCGGAGATTGATTCATAGCGCTCCACATTCATATGCTCTTTTTCAATTGCTGTTTTATTTATTTTTCCAATTCTTTTATGTATGGATGTCTGGATAAATTCCCAAGGATTTTGAATATCGCTGTACCCAATAATTTCATGGCTCCAGCCGGCATTCTTGGCATCTTCTTTTTCCATAGCCGGACATACGAGGAATGGCTCCTCTTCCTGGAAAACAGCCAGTCCAAGCAAGCGCTCATGAGGGTCGCTTAAAAAGCCGCTTAAATAAAATACATTATCCGGTGATGTGACAAAAGTGACTTGTATATCATTTTCCTTCATCCACTGTGACAGTTTCTGCAATCTGTTATTCATAGTGAACCTCCTTATATATTCATACTTTGAGAGTAGCAACTAAAATCGAAAAGCGCAAGCGCCTTGGTCACCCCCGACAAGCACAAGACGAGCCTCCCGGAAAGGCGTTCTTTGCCTTTTTGGGAGGATTGCCCGAAATGTGGAGGCGACTGCTCAGGGACGACAGGCATAAGACGGTTCCTGTAAGAAGGCGTTTTTCCTTCTGAAAGGAAACGGCTTATGACCCCGAGTCCCTAGGAGCCGAAACAAGACAAGCTTGTGACCTCGAGGGGGTAGGCGCTGGAGCTAGACAGTTATCTAACTTCAGAAATATACCTTTAACCATAGATATTGTAAACTTTTTAAAGATTTCCAATTCAGGTATATATTAAAAGAAAGCAGGAATAACTTGTTTTTCGTTGAAGTAACTTACATAACTTAAAATAGGAGAGGAGCATCCAATTGAAAGTATCATTTCATGGCCATTCAGTAGTAAAAATCGAATCACAGGGAAAAACCATTTTAATAGACCCCTTTATTACCGGAAATAGTTTGACAGACTTAAAAGCTGAGGATCAGAAGCCGGACGTCATCATTGTCACCCATGGACATGGTGACCATCTCGGGGACACGATTGAGCTGGCAAAGCGCAATGATTCTCTTGTCATTGCCAACTTTGAGCTTGCCACCTATCTTGAGTGGCAGGGAGTAAGAACGCATGGAATGTCGATCGGCGGCGGATATAATTTTGACTTTGGAAGAGTGAAGCTGACACCTGCATTTCATGGAACAGGCCTCGAGACGGAAAACCAGGAAATCATCTACCTGGGAATGCCTGCAGGTGTGCTCATCACAATAGAAGGAAAAACCATTTATCATGCAGGAGATACTGGACTTTTCTCTGATATGAAGCTAATTGGCGACCGCCATCCGATCGATTTGGCATTTCTGCCGATTGGAGACAATTTTACAATGGGGCCGGATGATGCAGCATACGCAGCAGAACTTTTAGGTGCCAAAAAGGTTGTTCCCATTCACTTCAACACATTTCCGCCAATCAGGCAGGATCCACATAAATTCATCAGCATGCTCGAAGGTGGAGTCGGGCAGGTTCTCGAAGCAGGGGAATCAATCGAATTGTAATATGAAAACGCAGCTTCTGATGGAGGCTGCGTTTGTTTTTTTATAACTAAATCCCGGCCTGTCCGCATACATTTTAGGGAGGACAGGATAAAGGAGGAAGCGAAATTGAACAAAAACCGATATTTGCTATGCTTGCTGCTTTGCGGCTTGATGCTTTATTATGCAGCTCCAAAAATGGGTGTATTTAATGGAGGGACGGAAGGGATCTTTGCCATCAGCTGGCTGGCCCTTGCGCTTTTTGTCATTGCCGGAAACCTGACTGCATTGCTCTATGCACCGAAAAAAGCGGCTGTTTCGGGAAAGCAGGTGCGCAAATTGGCAGACAGGAAGCGGGCGCACTCCTTAGGCAGGTAATGAAGATTGCCGGAGTCAATTGTATCAAGGCCTCTTTACCCTTATAATGAAAATAAGGAATAATTTGTAGAGGGTGAAAGTCTTGGCTACTAAGCATGAGCAAATATTACAATATATTGATGAACTGCCAATTGGAGAAAAGATATCGGTCAGACAGATCGCCAAGGCGCTCGCTGTGAGTGAAGGTACGGCATACAGAGCGATTAAGGATGCTGAAAATAAGGGATATGTCAGTACAATAGAACGTGTTGGGACCATAAGAATCGAGCGGAAAAAGAAAGAGAATATTGAGAAGCTTACTTTTGCAGAAGTTGTTAATATCGTTGACGGCCAGGTGCTCGGTGGAAGAGCAGGCCTTCATAAAACTTTGAATAAATTTGTTATTGGCGCGATGAAGCTTGAAGCGATGATGAGATACACAGATGCCGGAAATCTGCTGATCGTCGGAAACCGGACACAGGCACACGAATTAGCTTTGAAGGCTGGCGCTGCGGTATTAATTACCGGGGGATTTGATACAGAAGACCATGTCAAAAAACTGGCTGACGATTTGCAGATGCCTGTGATCTCAAGCAGTTATGATACCTTCACAGTGGCGACTATGATCAATCGAGCTATTTATGACCAGCTGATTAAAAAAGAGATTGTACTTGTTGAAGATATCCTCACTCCTCTGCAAGAGGCGATCTTCCTGAAAACAACCGATACAATTGCAGATTGGATGACATATAATCGCGAAACCGGCCACAGCCGATTCCCGGTTGTCGACAATAACCTCAAGGTGCAGGGAGTAGTTACTTCCAAGGATATCATGGGACATGACAAGGAAACGCTAATCGAAAAAATCATGACTAAAAACCCAATGACAGTTGGAGGAAAGACGAGTGTTGCTTCTTCCTCGCATATGATGGTGTGGGAAGGAATTGAATTGCTTCCAGTGGTGGATGAAGGGAATAAACTCGAAGGCATTGTAAGCCGCCAGGATGTTCTGAAGGCTTTACAGATGATACAAAGGCAGCCGCAGGTGGGGGAAACAATTGACGATATTGTCACCAGCCAGCTGGTTATGACAAGGGGGAAAACAAAAGGGGATGACGTCTACCGCTGCGAGGTTACTCCGCAGATGACCAACCACCTTGGAACGATTTCCTATGGAGTCTTTACAACCATTGTATCGGAAGCGGCGAACAGAGTGTTAAGAAGCTATAAAAAGGGAGATCTCGTAGTTGAAAATATGACTGTCTACTTTATAAAACCTGTGCAGATTGAAAGCATGCTTGAAATCAATCCTAAAGTCCTGGAAGTAGGGCGGAAGTTCGGTAAAGTGGATGTTGAAGTTTTTAACGAAGGTGTCCTTGTTGGCAAGGCGATGATGATGTGCCAGCTGATTGATAGGCATTAAAAGAAATGCGGAAGTGCCTTGCCCACGAAGGAACGCAGACTAAGAACGCCACGTCCTGTGGCAACGTCTGCATGACCCCCATCCTGGGGGCCCCAAGCACAAGACGAGCCTCCCGGAAAGGCGTCCTTTGCCTTTTTGGGAGGATTGTAGGAAATGTGGAGGCGACTGCCCAGGGACGACAGGCATAAGACGGTTCCTGTAAGAAGGCGTTTTTCCTTCTGAAAGGAAACGGCTTATGACCCCGAGTCCCTAGGAGCCGCAACTAGACAAGCTTGTGACCTCGAGGGGGTAGGCGCTGGAGCTAGACAGTCATCCACGTTCAAAGTTTAACTTTCATACAAATAAACAAAAAGCCGCTCAAATTGAACGGCTTTTTTGCATGGCTTCTTCCGGAAGTCCGGGTATCTTTAATTCTTCCTTGCTGCTTCAGCTTCTTTCACAGCATGGGGCGTATAAAATTTGTATGCTTTTATGCCGCCCCAAATGCTTAATCCGCCAATTAGTATAAACACAATTGCCACAATGAGAGCAGTTGTTGTGTCGTATAAAAACAGCTGGTTAAGGCCAAATATGGCAACAAATGACCCGAGGGCAATTCTGGACTTGGCTGATATCCATTGTCTTTCAGCCGGCTGTCTGCTTCTGAAGAACTTTACTTTGTAGAAAATATAGAAAGAAAAAGAGAGTATAATCAGGATAACAAAAATAGGCATTTCATAACCTCCAAGTTTCGACAATCTCTTATTATTCTACCTGCATTAATAAAAAAATGCCATAAGCGTGCAGTGTTTTCTTTTTCTTTTCATGGTGGTATGGTAAAAATATAGTATTCAGAATAAAAGGAGCGCGCCATGAAACAGAAGATATTAGATGAAATAATAAAATATGAAACAATCATTATTCATAGGCATGTCCGTCCGGACCCGGATGCGTATGGTTCACAGGGGGGCCTTGCTGAAATCCTTAAGGCTTCATTTCCGGAAAAAGCGATCTTTACTGTCGGGCAGGAAGAAGAAACACTTCATTATATGAGAAGGCTTGATGAAATATCTGATGATACATATAAAGGTGCGCTGGTCATTGTCTGTGATACAGCAAATGCAGAGCGGATATGTGATGATAGATATGGAACGGGCAGCAAGCTGATTAAAATTGATCATCATCCTAATATGGATCCGTATGGGGATTTAATGTGGGTGGATACAGATGCAAGCTCTACAAGTGAAATGATTTATGAGTTTTATCTTTTCGGCAAAGAACAGGGACTGAAAATGTCTGATGAGGCGGCCAGGCTCTTATTTGCTGGAATAGTCGGCGACACCGGCCGTTTCCTTTATCCCAGCACAACAGAAAAGACTTTTGCCTTTGCAGGTGAACTGATCCGTTATAATTTTTCACGTCCGGAACTGTTTGATAAGATGTACGAGCTGGATGCGAATATTGTTAAACTGAAGGGATATGTACTGCAGAATTTTGAGATGAAATCCAGTGGAGCTGCTGTAATGGTCCTGAAAAAGGAATTGCTCGAAGAATTTAAGGCGGTACCTTCCAAAGCATCCCTGCTCGTAAGCACTCTTGGCGATGTGAAGGGGATAAAAGCATGGGTTTTCTTTATCGAGGAAAGCGATCAAATCCGTGTACGGTTCCGTTCTAAGGGTCCAATCATTAATGAAATTGCAAGGAAGTATAAAGGCGGAGGTCATCCTCTTGCTGCCGGTGCTTCCATATATTCATGGGATGAGATGGAATCCGTTGTAAGAGACCTTGAGGCTGTCTGCATAGACAGCTGACATATGATGCCCGGCAAAAAAGCCGGGCATTAATCCAGCATTATATTCAATTCAATTGAGATAGTGGTATAAATCACCAATTCTTTAACTTCCACCCGGTATCTTTTTTCGTTTACGCGGTGTGACTTATTCTCTATGATTTTCTTGATCAGTTCACTGCTTTTATATACAGTATCCATGTCTTTGGCAATCATCATGCTGATATCCTCTTTTATTTTATCTTCCAGCTGGAAAACACTGAAGGAATCCAGTTTATATTTTTCGCCGTTGACAATTTTAATGGAAATATCCTGGACAGTCAGTTTTTTCTGGTTTTCTTTATTTAATTTTTTGAATTCCTCTTGCCAGATTTCTTTATCTTTTTCCAATTCATAAATAGCATCCTGCTGAAGCTTGATTTCTTTGCTGTATCTCTCCTGCCATTGCCCAAAGATAAATAAAAAAATAAACCAGCTGATGATGCCTCCCAGGGCCATTCCTGCAAAAAAACGCTGCCAGGATGGCAATCGGTAGTAAGGCGGTATCCTCATGCCGAAATGTTCTCCTGAGTCAGCCAGTTAATGAGCATGGCGCCGGTCTGGGCCCCGCCGAGAGCAGACAGAATCAGCATTAATTGTTTGAAGACATCCTTAGTCTGGCCGTCCATAACGCCTCTTTCAAAGCTGTAAACTGTATCAAAGGTCCCCCCTATCGCTGCAATGATGGCCCAAATGCGAATCATATTGGAAATCTGGAAGATTTGATTTAAAGGAGGCTTGCCTGTCAGAAAAGCAGCCATGCCGCCAATGATTGAACCTCCAATTAAAACACCGAACGCAATGAAATAGCTCTCAATTAAAGTGGAGAAAAAGGGCTGGGTATTCATATCATCCATCCTCGCTGCAGGAGTGGTCCTGCCAGAATTATCTTGATACTTCATCATATGGACAAACTTAATAAAATATGTTTTTTAGGTGCTGTTAAAAAGAGAACATATTTTCTTTTTGGAAACGGGCGTTCTATAATGAAAATAGCAGAAATTAAGGGTGTGAGAAACATGTCATTTATTCACCTTCATGTATATAGCGCATATAGCCTGCTGTCGAGCACGGCAAGAATAGAGCAGCTTGTGGCGAGCGCCAGGGAAAATAGCTTTCCTGCCCTGGCTCTGACCGACCGAAATGTCATGTACGGGGCAGTCGCCTTTTATAAAGAGTGTCTTAAGCAGTCCATAAAGCCGATCCTGGGACTCTCTGTGGATGTACTAAGCGAGATATCTGAAGACGAAGCTTATCCATTGGTCCTCCTGGCTAAAAACCGGCAGGGGTTTCAGAATCTATTAAAAATCACGAGCACGGTCCAGACAAAATCGCCTGAAGGCATTCCTGTTAAATGGCTTAAACACTATGCCGGAGGATTGTTTGCTTTAACTCCAGGCATGGATGGGGAGATCGAACAATCTCTTATGGCAGGTGAA includes the following:
- a CDS encoding PHP domain-containing protein — protein: MSFIHLHVYSAYSLLSSTARIEQLVASARENSFPALALTDRNVMYGAVAFYKECLKQSIKPILGLSVDVLSEISEDEAYPLVLLAKNRQGFQNLLKITSTVQTKSPEGIPVKWLKHYAGGLFALTPGMDGEIEQSLMAGEYSQAKRTADLFSSIFEQNSFFLALQDHGLHEEKKIHGSLVKLSEETGIGLAASNGVCYIKKRKLLPMNACWP
- a CDS encoding DHH family phosphoesterase, which gives rise to MKQKILDEIIKYETIIIHRHVRPDPDAYGSQGGLAEILKASFPEKAIFTVGQEEETLHYMRRLDEISDDTYKGALVIVCDTANAERICDDRYGTGSKLIKIDHHPNMDPYGDLMWVDTDASSTSEMIYEFYLFGKEQGLKMSDEAARLLFAGIVGDTGRFLYPSTTEKTFAFAGELIRYNFSRPELFDKMYELDANIVKLKGYVLQNFEMKSSGAAVMVLKKELLEEFKAVPSKASLLVSTLGDVKGIKAWVFFIEESDQIRVRFRSKGPIINEIARKYKGGGHPLAAGASIYSWDEMESVVRDLEAVCIDS
- a CDS encoding YtrH family sporulation protein — translated: MMKYQDNSGRTTPAARMDDMNTQPFFSTLIESYFIAFGVLIGGSIIGGMAAFLTGKPPLNQIFQISNMIRIWAIIAAIGGTFDTVYSFERGVMDGQTKDVFKQLMLILSALGGAQTGAMLINWLTQENISA
- a CDS encoding YtpI family protein; this translates as MPIFVILIILSFSFYIFYKVKFFRSRQPAERQWISAKSRIALGSFVAIFGLNQLFLYDTTTALIVAIVFILIGGLSIWGGIKAYKFYTPHAVKEAEAARKN
- the ytrI gene encoding sporulation membrane protein YtrI produces the protein MRIPPYYRLPSWQRFFAGMALGGIISWFIFLFIFGQWQERYSKEIKLQQDAIYELEKDKEIWQEEFKKLNKENQKKLTVQDISIKIVNGEKYKLDSFSVFQLEDKIKEDISMMIAKDMDTVYKSSELIKKIIENKSHRVNEKRYRVEVKELVIYTTISIELNIMLD
- a CDS encoding metal-dependent hydrolase, whose translation is MKVSFHGHSVVKIESQGKTILIDPFITGNSLTDLKAEDQKPDVIIVTHGHGDHLGDTIELAKRNDSLVIANFELATYLEWQGVRTHGMSIGGGYNFDFGRVKLTPAFHGTGLETENQEIIYLGMPAGVLITIEGKTIYHAGDTGLFSDMKLIGDRHPIDLAFLPIGDNFTMGPDDAAYAAELLGAKKVVPIHFNTFPPIRQDPHKFISMLEGGVGQVLEAGESIEL
- a CDS encoding CBS domain-containing protein — translated: MATKHEQILQYIDELPIGEKISVRQIAKALAVSEGTAYRAIKDAENKGYVSTIERVGTIRIERKKKENIEKLTFAEVVNIVDGQVLGGRAGLHKTLNKFVIGAMKLEAMMRYTDAGNLLIVGNRTQAHELALKAGAAVLITGGFDTEDHVKKLADDLQMPVISSSYDTFTVATMINRAIYDQLIKKEIVLVEDILTPLQEAIFLKTTDTIADWMTYNRETGHSRFPVVDNNLKVQGVVTSKDIMGHDKETLIEKIMTKNPMTVGGKTSVASSSHMMVWEGIELLPVVDEGNKLEGIVSRQDVLKALQMIQRQPQVGETIDDIVTSQLVMTRGKTKGDDVYRCEVTPQMTNHLGTISYGVFTTIVSEAANRVLRSYKKGDLVVENMTVYFIKPVQIESMLEINPKVLEVGRKFGKVDVEVFNEGVLVGKAMMMCQLIDRH